The Salvia splendens isolate huo1 chromosome 21, SspV2, whole genome shotgun sequence genome includes a window with the following:
- the LOC121783872 gene encoding uncharacterized protein LOC121783872 isoform X1: MADGSCSLDFMKQGVAFDLMPGSKMKGRCSVCCELHFGDCGELSKQDANIDDVLHRVQHITYKRNCSMLSKSSRMSQNFVYVYQRREDNKKSPSFFEIISSAAAKASNAGHSAFGSEAPLLDANKRAVSVPERAAEGVRSSVAHPVENCKGATASSNEFRAVEEAGSEEALTNDVDRILNDCNAKDHCSSSKSTLELSSAVLKAHTDDAGECSSSGAVIAGKEPEEISERDACISILISQGVLDRVWVRRDGASNEKTNKYCSKSCKVCEQRDSSKNMLLCDNCEDAFHTSCYNPCIKILPLSEWLCSSCLKKKHKVLNDKSTSNNLGYTVTETGINRHSTSELELGSLEFMFTDTEPYMSYVRVGNEFQADVPDWCGPIDEDCNYFGDVLEVDTSSNIDTQDKDAINFLKRSPIGNWIQCREVIEGVGEGIDGTECGKWRRAPIFEVQTDNWECFRCILWDPTRADCAAPQELETEEVMKQLKYVEMLRPRLAAKKRKLEKLKGSGS; encoded by the exons ATG GCTGATGGAAGTTGTTCTTTGGACTTCATGAAACAAGGCGTTGCATTTGACTTAATGCCAGGTTCCAAGATGAAGGGAAGATGTTCGGTTTGCTGTGAACTTCATTTTGGTGACTGTGGAGAGCTTTCTAAACAGGATGCAAATATTGATGATGTTCTGCACAGAGTGCAGCACATAACATACAAAAGAAATTGTTCCATGCTATCAAAATCCAGTAGAATGTCTCAGAACTTCGTGTACGTATACCAACGTAGAGAAGACAATAAGAAGTCTCCCTCATTCTTTGAAATTATTTCATCTGCTGCTGCTAAAGCTAGTAATGCTGGCCACTCTGCCTTTGGTTCTGAAGCTCCTCTGTTGGATGCCAACAAGCGTGCAGTTTCTGTTCCAGAGCGTGCAGCAGAAGGTGTAAGATCTTCTGTGGCGCATCCAGTTGAAAACTGCAAAGGGGCTACAGCATCCTCTAATGAGTTTCGTGCTGTGGAAGAAGCTGGTTCTGAAGAGGCCTTAACAAATGATGTAGACAGAATTTTGAATGATTGCAATGCTAAGGATCATTGTTCATCATCAAAATCAACTTTGGAACTTAGTTCAGCTGTCTTGAAAGCTCATACAGATGATGCAGGGGAGTGCTCCTCTTCTGGCGCAGTGATTGCTGGGAAAGAGCCAGAAGAGATTTCAGAAAGAGATGCTTGCATTTCGATTCTTATAAGTCAGGGAGTGCTCGATAGAGTTTGGGTTAGAAGAGATGGAGCATCTAATGAAAAAACTAACAAATATTGTTCCAAGTCGTGCAAAGTATGTGAGCAGAGGGACAGCTCAAAAAACATGCTGCTATGCGATAATTGTGAAGATGCATTTCATACTTCTTGCTATAATCCTTGCATAAAAATATTGCCACTTAGCGAGTGGCTTTGTAGCTCGTGTCTGAAAAAAAAGCATAAAGTATTGAACGATAAATCTACAAGCAATAATCTGGGGTACACAGTCACAGAAACGGGCATAAATCGACATTCAACATCGGAATTGGAACTGGGATCCTTGGAGTTCATGTTTACAGACACTGAACCATATATGTCCTACGTGCGAGTTGGCAATGAATTTCAAGCTGATGTTCCTGATTGGTGCGGCCCCATTGATGA GGATTGCAATTATTTTGGCGATGTGTTAGAAGTGGATACTTCTAGTAACATTGACACACAG GACAAGGACGCTATCAATTTTTTAAAGCGCAGTCCTATTGGTAATTGGATTCAGTGCCGTGAGGTCATCGAAGGAGTTGGAGAAGGCATTGATGGAACTGAGTGCGGAAAATGGCGCAG AGCCCCCATCTTTGAAGTCCAAACGGATAACTGGGAATGCTTTCGTTGCATTCTTTGGGATCCAACTCGTGCAGACTGTGCCGCGCCCCAG GAACTAGAAACAGAAGAAGTAATGAAGCAATTGAAGTATGTGGAGATG TTGAGACCGCGGCTAGCTGCAAAAAAGCGCAAACTGGAGAAATTGAAGGGAAGCGGCTCATGA
- the LOC121783872 gene encoding uncharacterized protein LOC121783872 isoform X2, which yields MQLLQWQTNGSKMKGRCSVCCELHFGDCGELSKQDANIDDVLHRVQHITYKRNCSMLSKSSRMSQNFVYVYQRREDNKKSPSFFEIISSAAAKASNAGHSAFGSEAPLLDANKRAVSVPERAAEGVRSSVAHPVENCKGATASSNEFRAVEEAGSEEALTNDVDRILNDCNAKDHCSSSKSTLELSSAVLKAHTDDAGECSSSGAVIAGKEPEEISERDACISILISQGVLDRVWVRRDGASNEKTNKYCSKSCKVCEQRDSSKNMLLCDNCEDAFHTSCYNPCIKILPLSEWLCSSCLKKKHKVLNDKSTSNNLGYTVTETGINRHSTSELELGSLEFMFTDTEPYMSYVRVGNEFQADVPDWCGPIDEDCNYFGDVLEVDTSSNIDTQDKDAINFLKRSPIGNWIQCREVIEGVGEGIDGTECGKWRRAPIFEVQTDNWECFRCILWDPTRADCAAPQELETEEVMKQLKYVEMLRPRLAAKKRKLEKLKGSGS from the exons ATGCAACTGTTGCAATGGCAAACTAATG GTTCCAAGATGAAGGGAAGATGTTCGGTTTGCTGTGAACTTCATTTTGGTGACTGTGGAGAGCTTTCTAAACAGGATGCAAATATTGATGATGTTCTGCACAGAGTGCAGCACATAACATACAAAAGAAATTGTTCCATGCTATCAAAATCCAGTAGAATGTCTCAGAACTTCGTGTACGTATACCAACGTAGAGAAGACAATAAGAAGTCTCCCTCATTCTTTGAAATTATTTCATCTGCTGCTGCTAAAGCTAGTAATGCTGGCCACTCTGCCTTTGGTTCTGAAGCTCCTCTGTTGGATGCCAACAAGCGTGCAGTTTCTGTTCCAGAGCGTGCAGCAGAAGGTGTAAGATCTTCTGTGGCGCATCCAGTTGAAAACTGCAAAGGGGCTACAGCATCCTCTAATGAGTTTCGTGCTGTGGAAGAAGCTGGTTCTGAAGAGGCCTTAACAAATGATGTAGACAGAATTTTGAATGATTGCAATGCTAAGGATCATTGTTCATCATCAAAATCAACTTTGGAACTTAGTTCAGCTGTCTTGAAAGCTCATACAGATGATGCAGGGGAGTGCTCCTCTTCTGGCGCAGTGATTGCTGGGAAAGAGCCAGAAGAGATTTCAGAAAGAGATGCTTGCATTTCGATTCTTATAAGTCAGGGAGTGCTCGATAGAGTTTGGGTTAGAAGAGATGGAGCATCTAATGAAAAAACTAACAAATATTGTTCCAAGTCGTGCAAAGTATGTGAGCAGAGGGACAGCTCAAAAAACATGCTGCTATGCGATAATTGTGAAGATGCATTTCATACTTCTTGCTATAATCCTTGCATAAAAATATTGCCACTTAGCGAGTGGCTTTGTAGCTCGTGTCTGAAAAAAAAGCATAAAGTATTGAACGATAAATCTACAAGCAATAATCTGGGGTACACAGTCACAGAAACGGGCATAAATCGACATTCAACATCGGAATTGGAACTGGGATCCTTGGAGTTCATGTTTACAGACACTGAACCATATATGTCCTACGTGCGAGTTGGCAATGAATTTCAAGCTGATGTTCCTGATTGGTGCGGCCCCATTGATGA GGATTGCAATTATTTTGGCGATGTGTTAGAAGTGGATACTTCTAGTAACATTGACACACAG GACAAGGACGCTATCAATTTTTTAAAGCGCAGTCCTATTGGTAATTGGATTCAGTGCCGTGAGGTCATCGAAGGAGTTGGAGAAGGCATTGATGGAACTGAGTGCGGAAAATGGCGCAG AGCCCCCATCTTTGAAGTCCAAACGGATAACTGGGAATGCTTTCGTTGCATTCTTTGGGATCCAACTCGTGCAGACTGTGCCGCGCCCCAG GAACTAGAAACAGAAGAAGTAATGAAGCAATTGAAGTATGTGGAGATG TTGAGACCGCGGCTAGCTGCAAAAAAGCGCAAACTGGAGAAATTGAAGGGAAGCGGCTCATGA
- the LOC121783181 gene encoding tRNA-specific adenosine deaminase TAD2-like produces MGSFAEGAAPEAECVSFMKLAVEQAKLALDSLEVPVGCIIVEDQNVISVGRNWTTETRNATRHAEMEAIDVLLDQWKKKGISKEEIMSRFSKCTLYVTCEPCIMCAAALSIIGLKEVYYGCANDKFGGCGSILSLHTSNSGKLPSGGISQRKGFKCTGGIMAAEAVDLLKSFYEQGNPNAPKPHRTVVPRV; encoded by the exons ATGGGGTCTTTTGCTGAGGGAGCTGCGCCGGAAGCTGAATGTGTTTCATTTATGAAGCTCGCTGTGGAACAG GCAAAGCTAGCATTGGACAGCCTTGAAGTGCCTGTGgg TTGCATAATCGTAGAGGATCAGAATGTCATTTCCGTGGGGAGAAATTGGACAACTGAGACTAGAAAT GCTACTCGTCATGCTGAGATGGAAGCAATTGATGTTCTTCTTGATCAGTGGAAGAAAAAGGGAATTTCAAAGGAAGAAATCATGTCAAGATTTTCGAAGTGCACACTGTATGTGACATGTGAGCCATGCATAATGTGCGCAGCAGCCTTGTCGATAATTG GATTGAAGGAAGTATATTATGGCTGTGCAAATGATAAGTTTGGAGGTTGTGGTTCGATATTGTCCTTGCATACAAGTAATTCTGGAAAACTTCCTAG TGGTGGAATATCACAAAGGAAGGGATTCAAGTGCACTGGAGGAATAATGGCAGCAGAAGCCGTCGATCTTCTAAAAAGCTTCTATGAGCAAGGAAATCCAAACG CACCAAAACCGCACAGAACAGTCGTCCCGCGGGTGTAG
- the LOC121783179 gene encoding uncharacterized membrane protein At1g16860-like, whose translation MGSRFPSHQLSNGLYVSGRPEQPKEKTPTMSSVAMPYTGGDIKKSGELGKMFDIHGDGSRSRKSGPINSAPTRTGSFGGAASHSGQLNSVRSGSISVGGVPGSVSMKKTNSGPLNKHGEPLKKSSGPQGGGTAVSRQNSGPIPPVLPTTGLITSGPITSGPLNSSGAPRKASGPLESIGSMKMHNASLVNNQAVTHLSQDDEYSFRKSFPKPILWAIILLFVMGFIAGGFILGAVRNPILLVVVVILFAAVASVFTWNTCWGRRAVTGFIASYPDAELRTAKDGQFVKVSGVVTCGNVPLESSFQRVPRCVYTSTSLYEYRGWDSKAANPTHRRFTWGLRTLERHVVDFYISDFQSGLRALVKTGYGARVTPYVDESVVVDINPSNRDMSPEFVRWLGERNLSSDDRVMRLKEGYIKEGSTVSVMGVVQRNENVLMIVPPPEPFSTGCQWSKCILPASPEGVVLRCEDTSKVDVIPV comes from the exons ATGGGTTCTCGATTCCCCTCTCATCAGTTGAGCAATGGCCTATATGTATCAGGCAGGCCTGAGCAGCCGAAAGAGAAAACTCCAACAATGAGCTCAGTTGCCATGCCGTATACTGGAGGAGATATAAAAAAATCTGGAGAGCTAGGAAAAATGTTCGACATCCATGGGGATGGCTCCAGGTCCCGAAAATCAGGTCCCATAAACAGTGCTCCAACAAGGACAGGTTCTTTTGGTGGTGCAGCTTCTCACTCGGGGCAGTTGAATTCTGTGAGAAGTGGCTCGATTTCAGTTGGTGGGGTTCCTGGGTCAGTTTCGATGAAGAAGACAAATTCTGGCCCACTTAATAAACATGGTGAACCATTGAAGAAGTCGTCTGGTCCTCAGGGAGGTGGGACTGCTGTATCTCGCCAAAATTCGGGTCCTATTCCTCCGGTTCTGCCTACCACCGGCCTCATTACGTCCGGGCCTATTACATCAGGTCCCCTAAATTCATCGGGGGCTCCTCGCAAAGCTTCTGGTCCTTTGGAGTCTATAGGTTCAATGAAGATGCACAATGCTTCTTTAGTGAATAACCAGGCTGTTACCCATCTTAGCCAGGATGATGAATATTCATTCCGTAAGAGCTTCCCGAAGCCAATTCTTTGGGCCATCATTCTTCTCTTCGTTATGGGATTTATCGCTGGTGGCTTTATCCTTGGAGCTGTTCGCAATCCCATCCTTCTCGTTGTTGTGGTTATTCTTTTTGCTGCAGTTGCTTCTGTATTCACCTGGAATACATGTTGGGGAAGAAGGGCTGTTACTGGTTTTATAGCCAGCTATCCAGATGCAGAGTTACGAACTGCAAAAGATGGCCAATTTGTCAAAGTCTCTGGG GTTGTTACCTGCGGAAATGTTCCTCTTGAGTCATCATTCCAGAGAGTTCCTCGATGTGTTTATACATCTACAAGCTTGTATGAATACCGGGGATGGGATTCCAAAGCTGCAAACCCGACACACCGACGCTTTACCTGGGGCCTCCGGACATTAGAG AGGCACGTTGTTGATTTCTATATTTCCGACTTCCAATCTGGTTTGCGGGCACTGGTCAAGACTGGCTATGGTGCCAGGGTAACTCCTTACGTTGACGAGTCTGTTGTGGTCGACATCAATCCATCCAACCGGGATATGTCTCCTGAGTTCGTCAGATGGTTAGGAGAAAGAAATCTTTCTAGTGACGACCGTGTAATGCGTCTCAAAGAAGG ATACATAAAAGAAGGTAGCACTGTGAGTGTTATGGGAGTCGTGCAACGGAATGAAAACGTACTAATGATCGTCCCCCCACCAGAACCCTTCTCGACAGGATGCCAGTGGAGTAAGTGCATCCTTCCAGCCAGCCCTGAAGGAGTTGTGTTGCGATGCGAGGACACATCAAAGGTAGATGTCATACCAGTTTGA
- the LOC121783180 gene encoding RNA-binding KH domain-containing protein PEPPER-like, which translates to MASPQPPAETAANLTDEQQAPADLAESKCEEAAETPAEEAPVTEAPAVDEKDRELEEIKAKWPGWPGYSVFRLLVPVLKVGGIIGRKGDLIKKLVEETRARVRVLDGPITSPDRIVLITGKEEPEAEVSPAIDAILRIFKSVNGLPENDGDKTTAAAFCSIRLLVASTQAISLIGKQGSLIKSIQETSGASVRVLSNDEVPTYAGSQERVVELQGEALKVLKALEAVVGHLRKFLVDQSVLPLFEKSYNAPATQERQVDAWSDKTSLHQTPQTSLGVDYPVTLKRESLFLDRESQIESHIASSRLPLYGQEHGLVNRSSLIGRAGGPVVTQVAQTMQIPLAYAEDIIGVQGANIDYIRRSSGAILTVQESRGLPEEITVEIKGTSPQVQAAQQLIQEFISGHREPAPGNYANVESAYSRLGGGGSSYLPSSYAGQGQGQGQPYGGYGSSGAGGYSSFRL; encoded by the exons ATGGCCTCCCCTCAGCCTCCTGCAGAAACCGCCGCCAATCTCACCGACGAACAACAAGCGCCAGCTGATCTCGCTGAGTCGAAATGCGAAGAAGCGGCCGAAACACCCGCGGAGGAAGCTCCGGTGACGGAGGCGCCGGCGGTGGATGAAAAGGATAGAGAATTGGAGGAAATTAAGGCCAAGTGGCCCGGCTGGCCGGGATACTCGGTATTCCGGCTATTGGTGCCGGTGCTCAAGGTCGGCGGCATTATCGGGCGGAAGGGAGATCTTATCAAAAAGCTCGTTGAAGAAACCCGAGCTAGGGTTCGCGTGCTCGACGGCCCCATTACTTCGCCGGATCGCATT GTATTAATAACTGGCAAGGAAGAACCTGAAGCAGAAGTATCTCCTGCAATTGATGCCATTTTAAGAATTTTCAAGAGTGTTAATGGTCTTCCTGAGAATGATGGTGATAAAACCACCGCCGCTGCATTTTGTTCGATTCGACTATTAGTAGCGTCAACACAGGCCATTAGTTTAATAGGAAAACAAGGATCCCTGATCAAATCTATTCAGGAAACAAGTGGTGCATCTGTCCGTGTGCTTTCAAATG ATGAGGTACCAACTTATGCTGGTTCCCAGGAAAGGGTTGTTGAGTTGCAAGGGGAAGCTTTGAAGGTTCTTAAGGCGTTGGAAGCTGTCGTAGGGCACCTGAGAAAATTTTTAGTGGATCAAAGTGTTCTACCCTTATTTGAGAAGAGT TATAATGCACCAGCCACTCAGGAAAGGCAAGTGGACGCTTGGTCTGACAAGACATCCTTGCATCAAACACCACAAACCTCACTAGGGGTTGATTATCCTGTCACGTTGAAAAGGGAATCACTGTTTCTGGACCGTGAAAGCCAGATTGAATCTCATATTGCATCCTCTAGACTGCCATTGTATGGACAGGAACATGGACTTGTGAATCGTTCTTCACTAATAGGGCGTGCCGGGGGACCTGTTGTGACTCAG GTTGCGCAGACCATGCAAATACCTCTTGCGTATGCAGAGGACATTATCGGTGTTCAGGGGGCGAATATTGATTACATTCGACGCAGTAGTGGTGCTATTTTGACTGTACAAGAGAGTAGAGGTCTGCCTGAAGAGATTACTGTGGAAATAAAAGGCACCTCTCCACAAGTTCAAGCAGCTCAACAACTTATACAG GAATTCATCAGTGGGCACAGAGAGCCAGCTCCCGGAAACTATGCTAATGTGGAGTCGGCGTACTCTCGGCTGGGAGGCGGGGGAAGCTCGTATTTACCGTCATCATATGCAGGACAAGGACAAGGCCAAGGACAGCCGTACGGTGGATATGGATCGTCGGGGGCAGGGGGATATAGCAGCTTTAGGCTTTGA